A genomic stretch from Vibrio neptunius includes:
- the ftnA gene encoding non-heme ferritin, translating into MLSQAMVDQLNEQINLEFFSSNLYLQMSAWCEDNGFEGAAEFLRTHAVEEMEHMQRLFTYVSETGAMPILGAIDAPKHEFGSLGDVFRETYEHEQMITQKINTLAHLAFTSQDYSTFNFLQWYVAEQHEEEKLFKGILDKLELVGEDGKALFFIDKDLAALAKEGSSSIMDASAE; encoded by the coding sequence ATGCTTTCACAGGCAATGGTTGATCAATTGAATGAGCAAATTAATCTCGAATTTTTCTCATCCAATCTATACTTACAGATGAGTGCTTGGTGTGAAGACAACGGTTTCGAGGGTGCTGCTGAGTTTTTACGTACACACGCCGTAGAAGAAATGGAGCACATGCAGCGACTATTCACTTATGTGAGCGAGACTGGCGCGATGCCAATTCTAGGTGCGATCGATGCACCAAAACATGAATTCGGCAGCTTAGGCGATGTTTTCCGTGAAACCTATGAGCATGAGCAGATGATAACTCAGAAAATCAATACGCTTGCTCACCTAGCTTTTACGTCCCAAGATTACTCTACTTTCAACTTCTTGCAGTGGTACGTCGCTGAGCAGCACGAGGAAGAGAAGTTGTTCAAAGGGATTTTAGATAAGCTAGAGTTGGTTGGTGAAGACGGCAAAGCGCTGTTCTTTATCGACAAAGACCTAGCCGCTCTAGCGAAAGAAGGTTCATCTTCTATCATGGATGCCTCTGCTGAATAA
- a CDS encoding winged helix-turn-helix domain-containing protein, whose protein sequence is MIIFHSVQNKLSNTQRVIKIGYREAQVLDLLLQHSPEVVKKHDIIQHAWGSEYIGDTSLAKSISTLRQALVKLGAKESPIVTVPKVGYRLVSHCIDYAPTEPIPDLATTKSTPELSSSASISNRRLTSNLSFSECKSPVCYVAAIALLFASSILALSKVHGWRWEDIPTDKYLNQHSVGQLQVFTESHTQLSLPLRQLLSQNQCDCVVYIEENGQFSELSWLDRQRQQAINIFYTPGQLKQVSVQIERFLQEGKQ, encoded by the coding sequence ATGATTATATTTCACTCCGTTCAGAACAAACTTTCTAACACACAACGCGTCATTAAGATCGGTTATCGTGAAGCACAGGTGCTTGACCTGCTACTCCAACACTCCCCAGAGGTCGTCAAGAAACACGACATTATCCAACATGCATGGGGCAGTGAGTACATTGGTGATACATCGCTCGCTAAAAGCATCAGCACACTGAGGCAAGCCTTAGTTAAGCTTGGTGCTAAAGAATCTCCGATTGTCACTGTGCCTAAAGTCGGCTATCGACTCGTCAGCCACTGTATTGACTATGCCCCCACAGAACCGATCCCAGACCTAGCCACTACCAAATCGACTCCAGAACTATCCAGTTCGGCTTCCATATCAAATCGTCGTCTCACATCTAATTTATCTTTTAGTGAGTGCAAATCACCCGTGTGTTACGTTGCAGCAATAGCGCTGCTATTTGCCTCCAGTATTTTGGCACTCAGTAAGGTGCATGGCTGGCGCTGGGAGGATATTCCTACTGATAAGTACCTGAATCAGCATAGCGTCGGCCAACTTCAAGTCTTTACCGAATCCCACACTCAACTCAGCCTACCACTGCGACAACTGCTATCACAGAACCAATGTGATTGCGTGGTTTACATAGAAGAAAACGGCCAATTTTCAGAACTGTCATGGTTAGATAGGCAGCGTCAACAGGCGATTAATATCTTCTACACACCAGGCCAACTAAAACAGGTATCCGTTCAGATTGAACGCTTTTTACAGGAGGGAAAACAATGA
- a CDS encoding NAD(P)/FAD-dependent oxidoreductase gives MAEKFDVVVIGAGAAGLMCAAEAGKRGRKVLVLDHAKKPGRKIIISGGGRCNFTNYDVSAKNYLCSNPHFVKSALAQYTNWDFISMIYKHEIQFEERDHGQLFCVGDCDSKDIVKMLLAECDLPTVEQRYRQDIHHIEKTDTGFELHANTDVIECQSLVVATGGLSMPKLGATPFGYKVAEQFGLPVLPTTAGLVPFTLHKEDKEDFAELSGIAIPVEITTQNNTTFKEALLFTHRGLSGPSVLQVSSYWKPGEAVTVNLVPEVDLDTLLNRSLEKHPNQSLKNTLAKVLPKRLVEVLIERNVLIDLPLKQFGINQLKQIVQQLENWTIAPNGTEGYRTAEVTLGGVDTDHLSSKTMECKEIKGLYFIGEVMDVTGWLGGYNFQWCWSSGFVAGQWV, from the coding sequence ATGGCGGAAAAGTTTGATGTCGTCGTCATCGGTGCAGGTGCGGCAGGATTAATGTGTGCTGCAGAAGCGGGCAAGCGTGGGCGGAAAGTCCTCGTGCTGGATCACGCTAAAAAACCGGGCCGCAAGATTATTATCTCGGGTGGTGGGCGTTGTAATTTCACTAACTACGATGTATCGGCCAAAAACTACCTGTGCAGTAATCCGCATTTCGTCAAATCGGCGCTTGCCCAGTACACCAACTGGGACTTTATTTCGATGATCTACAAACATGAAATTCAGTTTGAAGAACGCGATCATGGTCAGCTGTTCTGTGTCGGTGATTGCGACTCTAAAGACATAGTCAAAATGCTGTTGGCCGAGTGTGATTTGCCAACGGTCGAACAACGTTATCGTCAAGATATTCACCATATTGAAAAAACGGACACGGGCTTTGAGCTGCACGCCAATACCGATGTGATTGAATGTCAGTCCTTGGTGGTGGCGACTGGCGGATTGTCGATGCCAAAACTGGGTGCCACGCCCTTTGGCTACAAAGTGGCAGAGCAGTTTGGTCTGCCTGTGCTGCCGACAACGGCGGGCTTGGTACCATTTACCTTACACAAAGAGGATAAAGAGGACTTCGCCGAGCTGTCTGGTATTGCAATTCCTGTCGAAATCACCACGCAAAACAATACCACCTTCAAAGAAGCTTTATTGTTTACTCACCGAGGGTTATCTGGTCCGTCTGTCTTACAGGTTTCGTCCTACTGGAAGCCTGGTGAAGCGGTAACCGTGAATCTAGTGCCGGAAGTGGACCTAGATACCTTGCTGAATCGTTCTCTGGAAAAGCACCCAAACCAAAGCCTGAAAAACACCTTGGCCAAAGTCTTGCCAAAGCGTCTGGTTGAAGTGTTGATTGAGCGTAACGTGCTGATCGATTTGCCACTTAAGCAATTCGGTATCAATCAGTTGAAACAGATTGTTCAGCAATTAGAAAACTGGACCATCGCGCCCAACGGTACGGAGGGGTACCGCACTGCGGAAGTAACGCTAGGTGGTGTTGATACCGATCACCTGTCTTCAAAAACGATGGAGTGTAAGGAGATCAAAGGCCTGTATTTCATCGGTGAAGTCATGGATGTGACGGGCTGGCTTGGAGGTTATAACTTCCAGTGGTGTTGGAGTTCAGGTTTTGTCGCTGGCCAGTGGGTATAA
- a CDS encoding aerolysin family beta-barrel pore-forming toxin codes for MSTVKKHVLSAAVLSVLSAGVQAKIYPDQLVLDQLGEDVCRSGYRPIDRFEASEQKDYIVSRMGQWQIAGLKDNWVIMGPGYHGQIKQDNPNGSTWCYPDDALSEIPSYTSKSIPEGDELDIQYELVTNHSSFVRPLSYLAHYLGYAWVGGNHGQYVGEDMDVRREGNGWVIQGNNGGSCNGYRCDEKTKITVDNFAYTLNDSDFWHGTVTESDRQLVKTVTAMARNHSNIPQQVVVDLKVDESTNWSKTNSYGFAQKVSTENTFKWPLVGDTKLTITLEANQSFANTNGGSSSEQVTLQARPTVPANSEIPIRVELYRSSISYPYRFGADISYDVEFNGFLRWGGNAWHSHPDNRPYKAHTFTMGRGSENSADIRYQWDHRYIPGEVKWWDWSWAINENGLGNMQYATGASLRPFYSHVSGDFYAESQFAGTIEIGQATPIGNAAQSSRVKRSAEALVSEHIGDIEVTTNFDAQELEALGFGDAQLTITPAK; via the coding sequence ATGTCTACGGTGAAAAAACATGTGTTATCAGCTGCGGTTCTTTCCGTCCTGTCTGCTGGGGTACAAGCTAAGATTTATCCTGACCAGTTAGTACTTGACCAACTGGGTGAAGATGTCTGCCGTTCTGGCTACCGCCCGATTGACCGCTTCGAAGCATCCGAACAAAAGGACTACATTGTTTCTCGAATGGGTCAGTGGCAAATCGCTGGTTTAAAAGACAATTGGGTGATCATGGGACCTGGCTATCATGGTCAAATTAAGCAGGATAATCCCAATGGCAGTACTTGGTGCTACCCTGACGATGCTTTGTCTGAAATTCCAAGCTACACCTCAAAGTCCATTCCAGAAGGTGACGAATTGGACATTCAGTATGAGCTGGTGACCAACCACTCTAGTTTTGTTCGCCCTTTGAGCTACCTCGCTCATTACCTTGGTTATGCTTGGGTTGGGGGCAATCATGGCCAATATGTCGGCGAAGATATGGATGTCAGACGTGAAGGCAACGGATGGGTGATTCAAGGTAACAATGGCGGCTCATGTAACGGCTATCGCTGCGATGAGAAAACCAAAATCACTGTCGATAACTTTGCCTATACCCTCAATGACAGCGATTTCTGGCATGGAACTGTAACCGAGTCTGATCGCCAGCTAGTGAAAACCGTGACGGCGATGGCTCGCAACCATAGTAACATCCCGCAACAGGTGGTCGTGGATCTGAAAGTCGATGAGTCAACCAATTGGTCAAAAACCAATAGCTATGGCTTTGCTCAGAAAGTATCGACAGAAAACACGTTTAAATGGCCTTTGGTCGGCGATACCAAGCTAACCATTACCCTAGAAGCCAACCAAAGCTTCGCTAATACCAATGGTGGTTCCAGCAGCGAACAGGTAACACTTCAGGCAAGACCTACGGTTCCCGCGAACTCGGAAATTCCAATTCGTGTCGAGCTCTACCGCTCTAGCATCTCTTATCCATATCGCTTTGGCGCGGATATCAGCTACGACGTCGAATTTAATGGCTTCTTGCGCTGGGGTGGCAACGCTTGGCATTCTCACCCAGACAACCGTCCATACAAAGCTCACACCTTTACAATGGGACGCGGTAGCGAGAACTCGGCAGATATTCGTTATCAATGGGATCACCGTTATATCCCAGGTGAAGTCAAATGGTGGGATTGGAGCTGGGCCATCAATGAAAATGGCTTAGGTAATATGCAGTACGCGACTGGAGCAAGCCTACGCCCGTTTTACTCTCATGTTTCCGGCGATTTCTACGCGGAATCTCAATTTGCTGGCACGATCGAAATCGGTCAAGCCACACCGATTGGCAACGCAGCACAAAGCAGCCGCGTCAAACGCTCTGCGGAAGCTCTGGTTAGTGAACATATCGGTGATATAGAAGTCACAACCAACTTTGACGCACAAGAACTTGAGGCACTTGGCTTTGGTGATGCTCAACTGACCATCACTCCTGCTAAATAA
- a CDS encoding DMT family transporter yields MNERRALGFGLSAVLLWSTVATAFKLTLAELTPIQMVTAASGVSALALTTVCALQGKLSLLSSTFFANPWYYLLLGLINPLAYYVILFKAYDLLPASQAQAINYSWAITLTLMAAVFLGQTIRKQDWIACTLSYFGVIVIATKGDVLGLSFESPLGVGLALLSTLLWASYWILNTKNKADPIVGVLLGFLVAIPFAIGLSLYEGTSWNSISLQGWLAVSYVGLFEMGVTFVLWLSALKLTQNTARISNLIFASPFISLALLATVIGEEIHPTTLVGLMLIIAGLVIQQIKFGKKDLTRSVS; encoded by the coding sequence ATGAACGAGCGCCGTGCTTTAGGTTTTGGTCTGTCTGCCGTCTTGCTTTGGTCTACTGTCGCTACGGCTTTTAAATTGACTCTCGCCGAACTCACTCCGATTCAAATGGTGACCGCGGCTAGCGGGGTTTCTGCTCTCGCTCTAACCACCGTGTGTGCGCTGCAAGGTAAACTGTCTTTATTATCCAGTACTTTCTTCGCTAACCCTTGGTATTACTTGCTACTTGGTTTGATCAATCCATTGGCGTACTACGTCATCTTATTTAAAGCCTATGATTTACTTCCCGCCTCACAAGCACAAGCGATCAACTATAGTTGGGCTATCACTTTGACTCTGATGGCCGCCGTCTTCCTTGGCCAAACAATCCGCAAGCAGGACTGGATAGCCTGTACGCTGAGTTACTTTGGCGTGATTGTCATTGCCACTAAAGGCGATGTGCTGGGCCTAAGTTTCGAGAGCCCGCTAGGGGTGGGACTGGCTTTGCTATCAACTCTGCTTTGGGCCAGCTACTGGATACTCAATACCAAAAACAAAGCCGACCCTATTGTCGGCGTATTACTCGGTTTTTTGGTTGCCATACCCTTCGCAATTGGCCTGAGCCTATACGAAGGCACCAGTTGGAACAGTATTTCTCTGCAAGGTTGGCTCGCGGTCAGCTATGTTGGCCTATTTGAGATGGGCGTAACCTTCGTCCTATGGCTCAGCGCACTCAAACTGACGCAAAACACCGCACGTATCAGCAATCTGATATTCGCTTCACCGTTTATTTCTCTGGCGTTGCTGGCAACTGTCATTGGTGAAGAAATTCATCCTACAACCTTGGTGGGCTTAATGTTGATCATTGCAGGGCTTGTGATCCAGCAGATCAAATTCGGCAAGAAAGATCTCACACGGTCTGTGAGTTAA
- the uspB gene encoding universal stress protein UspB, whose protein sequence is MINADTILFTLMLITLVNMLRYLTALRSLIYIMREAHPLLYQQVDGNGFFTTHGNVSKQVRLFHYLKSREYHHHHDEVFTGKCERVRELFILSTSLLGVTLFAAFIL, encoded by the coding sequence ATGATCAATGCTGATACTATTTTATTCACGCTTATGTTGATAACGCTGGTAAACATGCTCAGATATCTGACTGCACTGCGTTCTCTTATTTATATCATGCGTGAAGCCCACCCGCTGCTCTATCAGCAAGTTGATGGGAATGGTTTCTTCACCACTCATGGCAATGTCTCTAAACAAGTGCGCTTGTTTCATTACCTGAAGAGTAGAGAATATCACCATCATCATGACGAAGTGTTTACCGGCAAGTGCGAGCGAGTCAGAGAACTCTTTATTCTTTCTACTTCACTACTCGGCGTCACTTTATTTGCAGCGTTCATCTTATAA
- the ubiE gene encoding bifunctional demethylmenaquinone methyltransferase/2-methoxy-6-polyprenyl-1,4-benzoquinol methylase UbiE, with translation MTDTSVQPNTALESNETTHFGFTTVAKEEKVTKVAEVFHSVAAKYDIMNDLMSGGVHRLWKRFTIDCSGVRPGQRVLDLGGGTGDLTAKFSRIVGEKGHVVLADINNSMLNVGRDKLRDNGIVGNVHYVQANAEELPFPDDYFDAITISFCLRNVTDKDKALRSMFRVLKPGGRLLVLEFSKPVLEPLSKLYDAYSFHLLPKMGELVANDSESYRYLAESIRMHPDQETLKGMMEEAGFDNTSYYNLTGGIVALHRGYKF, from the coding sequence ATGACAGATACAAGCGTGCAGCCGAATACAGCTTTAGAATCAAATGAAACCACCCACTTTGGTTTCACCACAGTCGCCAAAGAAGAAAAAGTCACCAAGGTAGCAGAGGTATTCCATTCTGTTGCAGCTAAGTACGACATCATGAACGACTTAATGTCTGGTGGTGTGCATCGCCTTTGGAAGCGTTTTACGATTGATTGTAGCGGCGTACGCCCTGGTCAACGCGTGCTGGACCTCGGTGGGGGTACGGGCGATCTAACGGCGAAGTTCTCTCGCATTGTCGGTGAAAAAGGCCATGTGGTTCTGGCTGATATTAACAACTCCATGCTAAACGTTGGTCGCGACAAACTGCGTGATAACGGCATTGTTGGCAACGTGCATTATGTACAGGCAAACGCTGAAGAACTGCCTTTCCCAGATGATTACTTTGACGCCATTACGATCAGCTTCTGTCTACGTAACGTGACCGACAAAGATAAAGCCCTGCGCTCAATGTTCCGCGTTTTGAAACCTGGTGGTCGTCTTCTTGTGCTCGAATTCTCTAAGCCTGTGCTTGAACCTCTGTCAAAACTTTATGATGCTTACTCATTCCACTTATTGCCGAAAATGGGTGAGCTGGTAGCGAATGATTCTGAGAGCTATCGTTATCTGGCAGAGTCTATTCGTATGCATCCGGATCAAGAAACCCTCAAAGGCATGATGGAAGAAGCCGGCTTTGATAATACCAGCTACTACAATCTGACTGGTGGCATTGTTGCGCTCCATCGTGGCTACAAATTCTGA
- a CDS encoding HDOD domain-containing protein, with the protein MSYQALISRINELPRIESVLQELLEMVNREQIDFGELAKKMAMDQVLLARVLRMANSAQFGGVKGVSNINDAIVRIGVGAIRNLISSSILASTFPKLETLNIKDYWASTFEVATIASTIAKQAKVDPNEAFIAGVLHNIGELMIHSLEPEQAMKISRRVEDGEKPVEVQRDVLGTDAQQLGAALAESWKFPSELIDAIANVNHPSKAMESKRLACLMFLARDIDHQWDSMLSSDEKQSYLSQHKAAIALQISPDFTEKIDEVRGQGSEMAYQLF; encoded by the coding sequence ATGAGCTATCAAGCGCTGATCTCAAGAATCAATGAACTACCTAGAATCGAAAGTGTGCTTCAGGAATTGCTGGAGATGGTGAACAGGGAGCAAATCGATTTTGGGGAACTGGCAAAGAAAATGGCCATGGATCAGGTATTGTTAGCGCGCGTGCTACGGATGGCAAATTCAGCACAGTTCGGCGGCGTAAAAGGGGTATCAAATATCAATGACGCGATCGTGCGTATTGGCGTTGGGGCTATTCGTAATCTGATTTCTTCTTCGATTCTAGCTTCCACTTTCCCCAAGCTGGAAACCCTCAACATCAAAGACTATTGGGCAAGTACTTTTGAAGTCGCAACTATTGCCAGTACCATTGCCAAACAAGCCAAAGTCGATCCCAATGAGGCATTTATTGCTGGCGTTCTTCATAATATTGGTGAACTGATGATTCACTCTTTGGAGCCTGAACAAGCAATGAAGATCAGCCGTCGCGTGGAAGATGGTGAAAAGCCCGTGGAAGTACAAAGAGATGTGTTAGGTACTGATGCCCAGCAACTCGGTGCTGCGTTGGCTGAAAGCTGGAAATTTCCTTCTGAACTCATTGACGCGATTGCGAATGTGAATCACCCGAGCAAAGCAATGGAGTCGAAGCGACTAGCTTGTCTGATGTTCTTAGCACGTGACATTGATCATCAGTGGGATTCAATGCTAAGTAGTGATGAAAAGCAGAGTTATCTCAGCCAACACAAAGCGGCGATCGCGTTACAAATTTCCCCAGACTTCACAGAGAAAATTGATGAAGTGCGAGGTCAGGGAAGTGAGATGGCCTACCAGTTGTTTTAA
- the uspA gene encoding universal stress protein UspA, whose protein sequence is MSYQHILVAIDLSEDSKTLVDKAVALAKPLGADVSFIHIDVNYAELYTGLIDINLAETQHQAIEASQQQLKNFAEHANYPIKHTLVGSGDLSNELCDTIREFNIDMVVCGHHQDFWSKLLSSTRQLINCSPVDMLVVPLKD, encoded by the coding sequence ATGAGTTATCAGCATATTTTAGTTGCCATCGACCTGTCCGAAGACAGCAAAACCTTAGTCGATAAAGCGGTAGCCCTTGCCAAACCTCTCGGCGCCGATGTCTCTTTCATTCATATCGATGTCAACTACGCAGAACTATACACTGGCTTGATTGATATCAACTTGGCTGAAACCCAGCATCAAGCAATTGAAGCATCTCAACAACAGTTGAAAAACTTTGCCGAGCACGCCAACTATCCGATCAAACATACGCTGGTGGGTAGCGGTGATTTGAGTAATGAATTGTGCGATACCATCCGAGAGTTCAATATCGACATGGTGGTATGTGGTCATCATCAGGATTTCTGGAGCAAACTGCTCTCGTCAACCCGACAATTGATCAATTGCTCTCCGGTTGACATGTTGGTCGTGCCACTTAAAGACTGA
- a CDS encoding class I SAM-dependent methyltransferase: MQLQLISEDPNRNEQLNQLAQRWGLSHDEQSAFALVLTAERLELRKVDEPKLGAICVDLAGGAVAHRRKFGGGKGQAIAKAAGLNKGVIPTVLDGTAGLGRDAFVLASLGCKVQMVERHPVVAALLDDGLERAKQDPEIGDWVSERMSLLHASSHNALESLANDAEFAKPDVVYLDPMYPHPEGKKKSALVKKEMRVFQSLVGADLDADKLLEPALALASKRVVVKRPDYAEWLNGQKPAMAIETKKNRFDVYVNASMT; the protein is encoded by the coding sequence GTGCAGTTACAACTCATTAGTGAAGACCCGAACCGAAATGAGCAACTGAATCAGTTGGCTCAACGCTGGGGGCTATCACATGATGAACAAAGCGCTTTTGCGTTGGTTCTGACTGCGGAACGTTTAGAGCTGCGTAAAGTCGATGAGCCTAAGTTGGGCGCTATCTGCGTCGATTTAGCGGGTGGTGCAGTGGCTCACAGGCGCAAGTTTGGTGGTGGAAAAGGGCAGGCGATTGCAAAAGCCGCTGGTTTGAATAAAGGTGTGATTCCTACAGTACTTGACGGCACTGCAGGGTTGGGGCGTGATGCGTTTGTACTCGCTTCACTAGGGTGTAAAGTGCAAATGGTAGAACGCCATCCTGTTGTGGCTGCATTGCTTGATGATGGCCTTGAACGTGCGAAACAGGACCCAGAAATTGGAGACTGGGTCAGTGAGCGAATGTCCTTACTTCATGCCTCTAGCCATAACGCCCTAGAATCTCTGGCCAACGACGCTGAGTTTGCTAAACCTGATGTGGTTTATTTAGACCCGATGTACCCACATCCAGAAGGTAAAAAGAAGAGTGCGCTAGTTAAAAAAGAAATGCGGGTGTTTCAGTCTTTAGTGGGTGCCGATCTGGATGCTGATAAGCTGTTAGAACCTGCGTTAGCCCTTGCGAGTAAAAGGGTGGTGGTTAAGCGACCTGACTACGCAGAGTGGCTGAATGGGCAAAAGCCCGCGATGGCTATTGAGACGAAAAAAAATCGTTTTGACGTTTATGTGAATGCATCAATGACTTAG
- a CDS encoding carboxylate/amino acid/amine transporter has translation MGYLSAVTLLWAFSFSLIGVYLAGQVDSWFSVLMRVALASLVFLPFLKFRGVDKSLIIKLMTVGGFQLGLMYCFYYQSFLLLSVPEVLLFTIFTPIYVTLIYDLLKRRFSPWYLVTAVIAVAGAAFIKFAGINENFILGFLVVQGANVCFAIGQVGYKYLMEKQPVELPQHTIFGYFYLGALCVALVAFALMGNIEKMPTNNTQWGILIYLGLIASGFGYFAWNKGATMVNAGALAVMNNALVPAGLIVNIVIWNRDVDLVRLSIGGTIIMLSLWINETWVKRKVAQSYHSVSE, from the coding sequence ATGGGTTATCTATCTGCAGTCACCCTTTTGTGGGCGTTCTCGTTTAGCCTAATTGGCGTTTATCTCGCTGGTCAGGTCGATTCTTGGTTTTCTGTACTGATGCGCGTTGCGCTGGCGAGTTTGGTATTTCTTCCGTTCCTCAAGTTTAGGGGTGTCGATAAATCTTTGATCATTAAGCTGATGACCGTGGGTGGTTTCCAGCTTGGCTTAATGTATTGCTTCTACTACCAGTCTTTTCTTTTGCTCTCCGTGCCAGAAGTTCTACTTTTCACCATTTTCACACCGATCTACGTGACCCTAATTTACGATTTACTTAAACGACGCTTTTCTCCCTGGTATTTGGTTACTGCCGTCATTGCTGTCGCTGGCGCAGCGTTTATTAAATTCGCAGGTATTAATGAAAACTTCATTCTTGGTTTCCTTGTCGTTCAAGGTGCTAATGTCTGCTTTGCCATTGGTCAGGTAGGCTACAAATATTTGATGGAGAAACAGCCGGTTGAATTGCCGCAGCATACAATTTTTGGTTATTTCTACCTAGGCGCTCTGTGTGTTGCCTTGGTGGCTTTCGCGTTAATGGGCAACATCGAAAAGATGCCGACTAACAACACGCAATGGGGCATCCTGATTTACCTTGGACTGATTGCTTCAGGTTTTGGCTACTTTGCCTGGAACAAAGGAGCGACTATGGTTAACGCTGGTGCTCTCGCGGTCATGAATAACGCACTGGTTCCTGCAGGACTGATCGTCAACATAGTGATTTGGAACCGAGATGTTGATCTCGTCCGCCTATCAATTGGTGGTACGATCATCATGCTGTCGTTGTGGATTAACGAAACATGGGTCAAACGCAAAGTTGCCCAAAGTTATCACTCGGTAAGCGAATAA
- the rmuC gene encoding DNA recombination protein RmuC: MQWILDNQALLISAISSAAISGVGVGWWIRQKTRFDQQLLKQQLESNQQLATTQISQLQKELEQAQQELDELDSERDKAAYELKQSHGKLMAVLEKLRYFEAVKQERQQYAEELTQSRDQKAQLEAQLREQEARHQEENKANHDKLQLLEQAESRLKQQFEHLANQLFEAKTAKVDQQNRQSLEGLLSPLKEQLESFKKQVNDSFTVEAKERHTLVYELKNLQRLNEQMTREAVNLTQALKGDNKQQGNWGEVVLARVLAESGLREGHEYQTQVSLQNEAGKRYQPDVIVYLPQDKQVVVDSKMTLVAYERYFNAESELDQEQALSEHLLSVRNHIKGLSQKDYHQLKGIQSLDYVLMFIPVEPAFQVAIQADPDLVKDAMEQNIILVSPTTLLVALRTIDNLWRNERQNQNAQVIAERASKLYDKLRLFVDDMESLGGALDKANQNYQGAMNKLATGRGNVIRQAESFKQLGVEVKKPISSSLTELAQYDGLTENNSVSENDSIAERHPTEDKVN; this comes from the coding sequence ATGCAATGGATTCTGGATAACCAAGCCCTACTTATCAGCGCGATTAGCAGTGCGGCGATCAGCGGAGTCGGAGTGGGCTGGTGGATCAGGCAGAAAACACGTTTTGATCAACAGCTTTTGAAACAACAACTTGAATCCAACCAGCAACTGGCAACAACACAGATCAGCCAGTTACAAAAAGAGCTAGAACAAGCACAGCAGGAATTGGACGAGCTGGATAGTGAGCGTGATAAAGCCGCTTATGAGCTCAAGCAGTCGCACGGTAAATTGATGGCGGTATTGGAAAAGTTGCGTTACTTCGAGGCAGTTAAGCAAGAGCGTCAACAATATGCTGAGGAACTGACTCAAAGCCGCGATCAGAAGGCTCAACTAGAGGCTCAACTTAGAGAGCAAGAAGCTCGCCATCAAGAAGAGAACAAAGCCAACCACGACAAATTGCAACTACTGGAACAAGCCGAATCTCGTCTTAAACAGCAATTTGAACATCTGGCCAATCAGTTGTTTGAAGCAAAGACTGCCAAAGTCGACCAACAAAACCGACAGAGTCTTGAAGGTTTACTTTCTCCTTTAAAAGAACAACTCGAGAGTTTTAAGAAGCAGGTAAACGATAGCTTCACGGTTGAAGCCAAGGAGCGACACACCTTAGTTTATGAACTGAAGAACCTGCAACGCCTCAATGAACAGATGACGCGTGAAGCAGTCAACCTGACTCAGGCTCTCAAAGGCGACAATAAGCAGCAAGGTAATTGGGGAGAGGTCGTCCTTGCTCGCGTTTTGGCAGAGTCTGGACTGCGTGAAGGGCACGAATACCAGACTCAGGTGAGCCTGCAAAACGAAGCGGGTAAACGCTATCAGCCGGATGTGATTGTCTACCTCCCGCAAGACAAACAAGTGGTCGTTGATTCTAAAATGACCCTGGTCGCTTATGAGCGCTATTTCAACGCCGAATCAGAGTTAGATCAAGAGCAAGCTTTAAGTGAACACTTACTATCAGTTAGGAATCATATTAAAGGGCTGTCACAAAAGGACTATCATCAGCTTAAAGGGATTCAGAGCCTCGATTATGTGCTGATGTTTATTCCCGTTGAGCCAGCGTTTCAGGTAGCGATTCAGGCAGACCCAGATCTTGTTAAGGATGCGATGGAGCAAAATATCATTCTAGTTAGCCCGACAACCTTGCTGGTGGCATTGCGTACGATCGATAACTTGTGGCGCAACGAACGACAGAATCAGAATGCACAAGTCATTGCTGAGCGAGCCAGTAAGCTCTACGACAAGTTGCGCTTGTTTGTTGATGATATGGAAAGCTTAGGTGGCGCGCTGGATAAAGCGAACCAGAATTATCAAGGTGCGATGAACAAGCTCGCCACTGGCCGAGGAAATGTGATTCGCCAAGCTGAAAGCTTTAAGCAGCTTGGTGTTGAGGTAAAAAAACCAATATCTTCGAGCCTGACAGAACTGGCTCAATATGATGGGCTCACAGAAAACAACTCGGTGAGTGAAAATGATTCTATCGCTGAAAGACATCCGACTGAGGATAAAGTAAACTAA